From Halanaeroarchaeum sulfurireducens, a single genomic window includes:
- a CDS encoding type II toxin-antitoxin system RelE family toxin: MTDVEITPQADEQLKELEAEDRERILRKLAEAREWTEHRIDRLSGWPYYKLRAGDYRAIIEWDRETDVLYVKAVGHRRNVYDRHLPP, from the coding sequence ATGACAGACGTCGAGATCACGCCGCAAGCCGACGAGCAGCTGAAGGAACTCGAAGCCGAGGACCGAGAGCGGATCCTGAGGAAACTCGCCGAAGCGCGGGAGTGGACCGAGCATCGTATCGATCGGCTCTCGGGATGGCCGTACTACAAACTTCGAGCGGGCGATTACCGAGCGATTATTGAATGGGACCGGGAGACCGACGTCCTCTACGTGAAGGCGGTCGGCCACCGGCGGAACGTCTACGACCGTCACCTGCCGCCGTAG